In Pseudomonas sp. PDM14, a genomic segment contains:
- the fadA gene encoding acetyl-CoA C-acyltransferase FadA has protein sequence MSLNPRDAVIVDFGRTPMGRSKGGMHRNTRAETMSAHLISGVLARNSKLDPAEVEDVIWGCVNQTLEQGWNIARMASLMTQIPHTSAAQTVSRLCGSSMSALHTAVQAIQTGNGDVFVVGGVEHMGHVSMMHGVDPNPHLSLYAAKASGMMGLTAEMLGKMHGISREQQDAFGERSHRLAHKATVEGKFKDEIIPMQGYDENGFLKVFDYDETIRPETTLESLAALKPAFNPKGGTVTAGTSSQITDGASCMIVMSAQRAQDLGIQPLAVVRAMAVHGVDPAIMGYGPVPSTQKALKRAGLTMDDIDFVELNEAFAAQALPVLKDLKLLDKMEQKVNLHGGAIALGHPFGCSGARISGTLLNVMKQNGGTLGVSTMCIGLGQGITTVFERI, from the coding sequence ATGAGCCTGAATCCGAGAGACGCAGTCATTGTCGACTTCGGCCGTACCCCGATGGGTCGTTCCAAAGGTGGCATGCACCGCAACACCCGTGCCGAGACCATGTCGGCACACCTGATCAGTGGTGTCCTGGCGCGCAACAGCAAGCTGGACCCGGCTGAAGTAGAAGACGTGATCTGGGGCTGCGTAAACCAGACCCTGGAGCAAGGCTGGAACATCGCGCGCATGGCGTCGCTGATGACCCAGATCCCGCACACCAGCGCTGCGCAAACCGTCAGCCGCCTGTGTGGTTCTTCCATGAGTGCCCTGCACACTGCCGTACAGGCGATCCAGACCGGCAACGGCGACGTGTTCGTGGTTGGCGGCGTGGAGCACATGGGCCACGTCAGCATGATGCACGGCGTGGATCCGAACCCGCACCTGTCCCTGTACGCCGCCAAGGCGTCGGGCATGATGGGGCTGACCGCTGAAATGCTCGGCAAGATGCATGGCATCAGCCGCGAGCAGCAGGATGCCTTCGGTGAGCGCTCTCACCGTCTGGCGCACAAGGCCACCGTCGAAGGCAAGTTCAAGGATGAAATCATCCCGATGCAAGGCTACGACGAGAACGGCTTCCTGAAGGTGTTCGACTACGACGAAACCATTCGTCCGGAAACCACCCTGGAAAGCCTGGCTGCCCTGAAGCCGGCATTCAACCCGAAAGGCGGCACCGTGACTGCAGGTACTTCCTCGCAGATCACCGACGGCGCTTCCTGCATGATCGTCATGTCCGCCCAGCGCGCCCAAGACCTCGGCATCCAGCCGCTGGCCGTGGTTCGTGCCATGGCTGTGCACGGTGTCGATCCGGCGATCATGGGCTACGGCCCGGTGCCATCCACTCAGAAAGCACTGAAACGTGCCGGTCTGACCATGGACGACATCGACTTCGTCGAGCTCAACGAAGCCTTCGCCGCACAAGCTCTGCCAGTGCTGAAAGACCTGAAACTCCTCGACAAAATGGAGCAGAAGGTTAACCTGCACGGCGGCGCCATTGCCCTGGGCCACCCGTTCGGCTGCTCCGGTGCGCGTATCTCCGGCACCCTGTTGAACGTGATGAAGCAGAATGGCGGCACCCTCGGTGTGTCCACCATGTGCATCGGCCTCGGCCAAGGCATCACCACCGTCTTCGAACGCATCTAA
- the fadB gene encoding fatty acid oxidation complex subunit alpha FadB: protein MIYEGKAITVKALEGGIVELNFDLKGESVNKFNRLTLSELRQSVDAIKADGSIKGVIVSSGKDVFIVGADITEFVDNFKLPDEELVAGNLEANKIFSDFEDLSVPTVVAINGIALGGGFEMCLAGDYRVMSETAKVGLPEVKLGIYPGFGGTVRLPRVIGTDNAIEWIASSKEAKASDALKVGAVDAVVAPAKLQEAALDLIKRAISGELDFKAKRQPKLEKIKLNAIEQMMAFETAKGFVAGQAGPNYPAPVEAIKSIQKAANFGREKALEVEAAGFVKLAKTSVAESLIGLFLNDQELKKKAKQYDEIARDVKLAAVLGAGIMGGGIAYQSASKGTPILMKDIREDGIQMGLNEAAKLLGKRVEKGRMTPAKMAEALNAIRPTMSYGDFGNVDIVVEAVVENPKVKQIVLAEVEGVVREDAILASNTSTISINLLAKALKRPENFVGMHFFNPVHMMPLVEVIRGEKSSEVAVATTVAYAKKMGKSPIVVNDCPGFLVNRVLFPYFGGFSKLLGFGVDFVRIDKVMEKFGWPMGPAYLSDVVGIDTGHHGRDVMAEGFPDRMAVEGKTAVDVMYDANRLGQKNGKGFYSYEVDKRGKPKKVSDPVAYDLLKSIVTEQREVTDEDIINFMMIPLCLETVRCLEDGIVETAAEADMGLIYGIGFPPFRGGALRYIDSIGVAEFVALADKYAELGALYHPTAKLREMAKNGQKFFG from the coding sequence ATGATTTACGAAGGTAAAGCCATCACGGTTAAGGCTCTTGAGGGCGGCATCGTCGAATTGAATTTCGACCTCAAGGGTGAGTCCGTCAACAAATTCAACCGTCTGACACTGAGCGAACTGCGTCAGTCCGTGGACGCCATCAAGGCCGACGGTTCGATCAAGGGCGTAATCGTCAGCAGCGGCAAAGACGTATTCATCGTCGGCGCCGACATCACCGAATTCGTCGACAACTTCAAGTTGCCCGATGAAGAGCTGGTAGCCGGCAACCTCGAAGCCAACAAGATCTTCAGCGACTTCGAAGACCTCAGCGTTCCGACCGTCGTGGCCATCAACGGCATCGCCCTGGGTGGCGGTTTCGAAATGTGCCTGGCTGGCGATTATCGCGTCATGAGCGAAACCGCCAAAGTCGGCCTGCCTGAAGTCAAACTGGGCATCTACCCGGGTTTCGGCGGTACCGTGCGCCTGCCGCGCGTGATCGGTACCGACAACGCCATCGAGTGGATTGCCTCGAGCAAGGAAGCCAAGGCTTCCGACGCCCTGAAAGTAGGCGCGGTCGACGCTGTCGTCGCTCCGGCCAAACTGCAGGAAGCTGCCCTGGACCTGATCAAGCGCGCCATCTCCGGCGAGCTGGACTTCAAGGCCAAGCGTCAGCCCAAGCTGGAAAAGATCAAACTCAACGCCATCGAGCAGATGATGGCCTTCGAAACCGCCAAAGGTTTCGTTGCTGGCCAGGCCGGCCCGAACTACCCGGCTCCGGTCGAAGCGATCAAGAGCATCCAGAAAGCCGCCAACTTCGGCCGTGAGAAAGCGCTGGAAGTCGAGGCCGCCGGCTTCGTCAAACTGGCCAAGACCTCGGTTGCCGAAAGCCTGATCGGCCTGTTCCTGAATGACCAGGAGCTGAAAAAGAAAGCCAAGCAGTACGACGAAATCGCGCGCGACGTGAAACTGGCCGCCGTACTCGGCGCTGGCATCATGGGCGGCGGTATCGCCTACCAGTCGGCTTCCAAGGGCACACCGATCCTGATGAAGGATATCCGTGAAGACGGTATCCAGATGGGCCTGAACGAAGCAGCCAAGCTGCTCGGCAAGCGCGTCGAGAAAGGTCGCATGACCCCGGCGAAGATGGCTGAAGCCCTCAACGCAATTCGCCCGACCATGTCCTACGGTGATTTCGGCAACGTCGACATCGTCGTCGAAGCCGTCGTCGAGAACCCGAAGGTCAAGCAGATCGTTCTGGCCGAAGTCGAAGGCGTGGTGCGTGAAGATGCCATCCTGGCCTCCAACACCTCGACCATCTCCATCAACTTGCTGGCCAAGGCCCTCAAGCGTCCGGAAAACTTCGTCGGCATGCACTTCTTCAACCCGGTACACATGATGCCGCTGGTTGAGGTCATCCGTGGCGAGAAGTCCAGCGAAGTGGCCGTGGCCACCACCGTTGCCTACGCCAAGAAGATGGGCAAGAGCCCGATTGTGGTCAACGACTGCCCGGGCTTCCTGGTCAACCGCGTGCTGTTCCCGTATTTCGGTGGCTTCTCCAAGCTGCTGGGCTTCGGTGTCGACTTCGTGCGTATCGACAAGGTAATGGAGAAGTTCGGCTGGCCGATGGGCCCGGCGTACCTGTCCGACGTGGTCGGTATCGACACTGGTCACCACGGTCGCGACGTCATGGCCGAAGGCTTCCCGGATCGTATGGCCGTTGAAGGCAAGACTGCCGTCGACGTGATGTACGACGCCAATCGCCTCGGTCAGAAGAACGGCAAGGGCTTCTACTCGTACGAAGTAGACAAGCGCGGCAAGCCGAAGAAAGTCTCCGATCCGGTTGCTTACGACCTGCTGAAGTCGATCGTTACCGAGCAGCGGGAAGTGACGGACGAGGACATCATCAACTTCATGATGATCCCGCTGTGCCTGGAAACCGTTCGTTGCCTGGAAGACGGCATCGTCGAGACTGCAGCTGAGGCCGACATGGGCCTGATCTACGGCATCGGCTTCCCGCCCTTCCGCGGTGGTGCGCTGCGTTACATCGACTCCATCGGTGTGGCCGAATTCGTTGCCCTGGCGGACAAGTACGCCGAACTGGGCGCGCTGTACCACCCGACCGCCAAACTTCGCGAAATGGCCAAAAACGGCCAGAAGTTTTTCGGTTAA
- a CDS encoding universal stress protein translates to MPYQHILIAVDLTDECHPVVQRALAVAASSGARASLVHIIEPMAMAFGGDVPMDLSLLQQQQFDQARERLESFTAQYPQLSSDQRHLVYGQPRQEIHRLVSEQGCDLIVVGSHGRHGLALLLGSTANDVLHGAPCDVLAVRLKKHA, encoded by the coding sequence ATGCCCTACCAGCACATTCTGATTGCGGTCGACCTGACCGATGAATGCCACCCGGTCGTGCAGCGGGCCCTGGCAGTAGCTGCGAGCAGCGGTGCCCGAGCGTCCCTGGTGCACATCATCGAGCCGATGGCCATGGCCTTTGGCGGTGATGTGCCGATGGACCTTTCACTGCTGCAACAACAGCAATTCGACCAGGCCCGTGAGCGCCTGGAAAGCTTCACCGCGCAGTACCCACAACTGAGCAGCGATCAGCGTCACCTGGTCTACGGCCAGCCGCGCCAGGAAATCCACCGCCTGGTGAGCGAACAGGGTTGCGACCTGATCGTGGTCGGCAGCCACGGTCGCCACGGCCTAGCCCTGCTCCTGGGCTCGACCGCCAACGACGTGTTGCATGGCGCGCCCTGCGACGTGCTCGCCGTCCGCCTGAAGAAACACGCGTGA
- a CDS encoding DUF6901 family protein yields the protein MAIEYRITLDDNHQFSYRIELDRQYDAQSAQEAPKWARLDNNKCSNCPLSKDDYSHCPAAVDLHRVIEDFHGLPAVKKAQVWVRTPEREYNKLVGLEEGLRSLLGVIMATSSCPVLGRLRPMAQNHLPFASSQEFILRTISLYLMRQYFNNREGRRPDWELKGLVKQFQQLQLVNQAFWQRIHDTCEGDSNLKAFLTFFSMSSSLTVSLETQLQKVRPLVMSAGEAIE from the coding sequence ATGGCGATTGAGTACCGCATCACTCTGGATGACAACCATCAGTTCAGCTACCGGATCGAGCTGGATCGTCAATACGATGCCCAGAGTGCTCAGGAGGCGCCCAAATGGGCGCGCCTGGATAACAATAAATGCAGCAACTGCCCGTTGAGCAAGGACGACTACAGCCACTGCCCGGCGGCGGTGGACCTGCACCGGGTGATCGAGGATTTCCACGGTCTGCCAGCCGTGAAGAAAGCCCAGGTCTGGGTGCGCACACCCGAGCGCGAGTACAACAAGCTGGTCGGGCTGGAGGAGGGGCTGCGCTCGCTACTGGGCGTGATCATGGCCACCAGCAGTTGCCCGGTGCTCGGTCGTCTGCGGCCGATGGCGCAGAACCACCTGCCGTTCGCCAGTAGCCAGGAGTTCATCCTGCGCACCATTTCCCTGTACCTGATGCGCCAGTACTTCAACAACCGGGAGGGGCGCCGTCCGGATTGGGAGCTGAAAGGGCTGGTCAAGCAGTTCCAGCAACTGCAGCTGGTCAATCAGGCGTTCTGGCAGCGCATCCACGACACCTGCGAGGGCGACTCGAACCTGAAGGCCTTTCTGACCTTCTTCTCCATGTCGTCGAGCCTTACCGTATCGCTGGAAACCCAGCTACAGAAGGTCCGTCCGCTGGTGATGAGCGCTGGCGAAGCGATCGAGTGA
- a CDS encoding ATP-binding cassette domain-containing protein: protein MTLLKFTDVSLAYGAMPLLDKVSWQIARGERVCIIGRNGTGKSSMLKLVKDDQKPDDGSIWRAPGLKIGELPQELPVADGRTVFDVVAQGLDGVGELLAQYHHLAQNCVTEDDLDKLMHVQQALEARDGWRLQQLVESTLSRLQLPADKTLAELSGGWRRRVLLAQALVSEPDLLLLDEPTNHLDIGAISWLEEAIKDFQGAVLFITHDRSFLQSLATRILELDRGGLIDWNGDYASFLVHKEAALAAEETANALFDKKLAQEEVWIRQGIKARRTRNEGRVRALKALRVERSERRERTGKASIQLDVADKSGKQVMVLENVSFAHPGGPLLIKDFSMVLQRGDRIGLLGANGTGKTTLLKLMLDGLQPTAGKVESGTKIEVAYFDQLRHQLELEKTVIDNISEGRDFIEIDGQNRHVLSYLGDFLFSPQRARTPVKALSGGERARLLLAKLFSKPANLLVLDEPTNDLDVETLELLEEVLANFSGTVLMVSHDRAFLDNVVTSTLVFEGEGRVREYVGGYQDWLRQGGSPRLLGVGESKSGKAELATAVVPAAAPVEPVTEAAPAAKKKLSYKLQRELEAIPGQIDALEAQLATVQEQIADPAFYQQSADITAAALARLQSLQEELDQLVERWAELEA, encoded by the coding sequence ATGACTCTGCTCAAGTTCACCGATGTCTCCCTGGCGTACGGCGCCATGCCGCTGCTGGATAAGGTGTCCTGGCAGATTGCCCGCGGTGAGCGGGTCTGCATCATCGGCCGCAACGGCACGGGCAAGTCGAGCATGCTCAAGCTGGTCAAGGATGATCAGAAGCCCGATGACGGCAGCATCTGGCGCGCGCCAGGGCTGAAGATTGGCGAGCTGCCCCAGGAATTACCGGTTGCCGACGGGCGGACCGTATTCGATGTGGTTGCCCAGGGCCTCGATGGCGTCGGTGAACTGCTCGCGCAATACCACCACCTGGCGCAGAACTGCGTCACCGAAGATGACCTCGACAAGCTCATGCATGTCCAGCAGGCCCTCGAAGCCCGTGATGGCTGGCGCTTGCAGCAACTGGTCGAAAGCACCCTGAGCCGCCTGCAGTTGCCTGCAGACAAGACCCTGGCCGAATTGTCCGGCGGCTGGCGCCGTCGCGTGCTGCTGGCTCAGGCGCTGGTCAGCGAGCCGGATCTGCTGCTGCTCGACGAGCCGACCAACCACCTAGATATCGGTGCCATTTCCTGGCTGGAAGAGGCGATCAAGGATTTCCAGGGCGCGGTGCTGTTCATCACCCACGACCGCTCATTCCTGCAAAGCCTGGCCACGCGGATTCTTGAGCTGGATCGTGGCGGCCTGATCGACTGGAATGGCGACTACGCCAGCTTCCTGGTGCACAAGGAAGCCGCGTTGGCCGCAGAAGAAACCGCCAATGCGCTGTTCGACAAGAAGCTGGCCCAGGAAGAAGTGTGGATTCGCCAGGGCATCAAGGCGCGCCGCACCCGCAACGAAGGTCGCGTACGTGCCCTCAAGGCCCTGCGTGTCGAGCGCAGTGAGCGCCGCGAGCGTACCGGCAAGGCGTCGATTCAGCTGGACGTGGCGGACAAGTCCGGCAAGCAGGTCATGGTGCTCGAGAACGTCAGCTTCGCGCATCCGGGCGGGCCGCTGCTGATCAAGGATTTCTCCATGGTCTTGCAGCGCGGTGATCGTATCGGCCTGCTCGGCGCCAACGGTACGGGCAAGACCACCCTGCTCAAACTGATGCTCGATGGTCTGCAGCCAACGGCTGGCAAGGTGGAATCGGGCACCAAGATCGAGGTGGCCTATTTCGATCAGCTGCGTCACCAGCTCGAGCTGGAAAAGACCGTGATCGACAACATTTCCGAAGGTCGCGACTTCATCGAGATCGATGGCCAGAACCGCCACGTGCTGAGCTACCTGGGCGACTTCCTGTTCAGCCCGCAGCGTGCTCGCACGCCGGTCAAGGCGCTGTCCGGTGGCGAGCGTGCGCGTCTCCTGCTGGCCAAGCTGTTCAGCAAGCCGGCCAACCTTCTGGTGCTCGACGAACCGACCAACGACCTCGATGTGGAAACCCTGGAGTTGCTCGAAGAGGTGCTGGCGAATTTCTCCGGCACCGTGCTGATGGTCAGTCACGACCGGGCCTTCCTCGATAACGTGGTCACCAGCACCCTGGTGTTCGAGGGTGAGGGGCGCGTGCGCGAGTACGTCGGTGGCTATCAGGACTGGCTGCGCCAGGGTGGCTCGCCGCGCCTGCTCGGCGTTGGCGAAAGCAAATCCGGCAAGGCCGAGCTGGCGACGGCAGTGGTCCCCGCAGCAGCGCCTGTTGAACCCGTGACAGAGGCGGCCCCGGCCGCGAAGAAGAAACTCAGCTACAAGCTGCAGCGCGAGCTGGAAGCCATTCCGGGGCAGATCGACGCCCTCGAGGCCCAGCTGGCAACCGTGCAGGAGCAGATCGCCGATCCGGCGTTTTACCAGCAATCGGCGGACATCACCGCTGCTGCGCTGGCTCGACTGCAAAGCCTGCAAGAAGAACTGGACCAACTGGTGGAGCGTTGGGCCGAACTGGAAGCCTGA